The Kryptolebias marmoratus isolate JLee-2015 linkage group LG1, ASM164957v2, whole genome shotgun sequence sequence GGGCTCTTTGGAAGTCGGAGCAGAATCCAGTTTTAGATCCGTTTATGCAAACCTGAGTGAAGGTGAAGGTGAAGCGGCTCTGAGAGCTGCTGTCCGAGGAGACGCTCTTCTTCATGCAGGTGGAGGTAGGTAGATGCATCATCTTCTCTGAGCAGAGCTCAAATACTGAAGGGTTTTACAGTCAGACTCTGTGCTTTGAGCTCAAACTTTATCTAAAGGTTGTTTTAGGAAACTATGGAAGCCCAGAAAGGACAAgctgtgtatttattttcatgataCTTTATTGAGATAATGAGTTCTTTATCCTCTCagactgagaaaataaaactttattctgtttaactaataaaagtttgttgttgGTTTGGTGACTAGAAGGAAAAGAGTTCATGTCTGCCCTGCTGGAAACTGTCTGAAGCTAAAACTGTCAATAAAAGAACAggatttattaaattattaatgttCCTGATCATCTCCAGGAGTCAAGTCTTTAAACCGCATTCATCTCATTTTCTTTAGATAACATCTGGTTATCTACAGGAAACAGTTTGGTTATCTTGATAGTTAATTCCTGATTTagagaaaaccacaacaaaataaaaacagcttcagacaTTTTTGGCTTCTTAGGTTTGTGAAAAACTGAACACTTTAAATGCATCAAACCTTTTCAGTAAAGTCTCCTCTTTGTGAGagttttaagtatttttaatgcatcagattctttatttttagtgaaGTGAAACATTATTTCTCAGCGTGACGTGCACACAGCTGACTGAACGGGATAAATCTGATTCTCCGACACCTCTGAGGTGCAGTTTGTTCGCTGTGGGACAAACCTGACTGTACCTCTGATGGCCTCATATTTTAAACCTGAAGGgattttgcagttttctgtcagagacTGAGTCTGATGACTCTTCTGCTTctcaggggtcaaaggttaatCTTGGGCTGATATTTATTAGTAGGCTGGTGCAGGTGAGGAAACTTTTTAAGTGATGAAGctttcagagttttaatctCCAGCCAGGAATGATGTTGGCAAAGCTTTGtctctgaaaatataaaaacctcCTAATATGTTACTGGTCTCTGAACGCCTCGTTGTTGTCCCTgttgtttgtcttcttgttgCTTTATGAATGCTAATAattattgtttccttttttttttcttgtcttgcaTGTAAAGAATCTTTAGGCGTCGAAAAAGGAGTTATATGAATTAAAATTATAAAGTATCACTGGCAGGTTGAAGTTTTCCACCAACATGTTTTTGCACATCTGAGCTCCACAACCTTTAACCCAGAGTGGATGGCTACAGAGGAATAGATTTATTAAAAAcccacacttttttgtttttaagcatgttttggtttttttactttaacatctTCAGGAAAACATGAATAATTTGGACCGCACTGATTCTAAGGTGAGACGTTGGTCtgcaagaataaaaactaaattttccacaaactataaaatattaaagatgcAGATTCTTGAGTTTTCCTGTCAGTCGGAGGGACATCTGATTATTAAATCTTTCTCTAACAGAACTCAGATCTTCTTTTTGAAGATGAACCAAAAACCATCTCACATTTTCAACATGAattcatattttaaactttaattaccactaaaagttttaaatcttattGCAGTTTgttgatccttttttttaaatttcccacAGTTTTGATGAAGCCTGAAGCtggatgagttttattttgaaatcagaCTGATGCTTcctgttcctgcagctgaagactCCTGACGCCCCTGTCTGTCCATCACTTCACCTCTTtaagctgacctttgaccccaacaTGAATCCTGACAGAGATAAAAGCCTGAAAGATGCATCTGGTTCTGCAGAAAGTCCAAATCCTTATTGTCCGTCTTCGTCCTCCTCGTCTGTGTCCTTCATCCAGACGGGTCTCAGCTCTCTGAATGTCTTACACCAGAACTCTCCTTCCAGTCAGCCAGAGTTGGAGGTTTGGTCTCCGAGCTCCATCTTGACTCTTCCAGACATCAGTTCTTCCTCGGAGAACCCCTACGCTCCCCCCACGTCCCTCCCTTCCTACCGGGTCTCCATCAGCGTCCCATCCCCGGACCTCCAGCCGTCTCCTCCTGCGTCCCAGAGCTTTGAGGAAGCAGGTCCAGACCTGGAGTGCTCCATCTGCTTCAGCCAGTTCAACAACATCTTCCGCTGTCCCAAGATGCTCCACTGCAAGCACACCTTCTGCCTGGAGTGCCTGGCCCGCATCAACGTCAAGTCTGCCGAGCCCAGCGCCATCCAGTGCCCGCTGTGCCGCGGCCTGACGCCGCTGCCCACCCTGGGCCTGCCCAAACTCACCACGGACTCAGACGTGCTGTCCTACCTGCCAGCCGCCATGCAGAGGGTCTACAGCATCCGCTTCATCCGCAACAAGGGGAAGCTGCAGGTCAAAAGGTCAGGCTGGTGGAGTTCACTCCTTCAGATGTAGTTTACTTTGaaagagcagccatgttggatggtttggagacagaacaggaagtgtcagagctgaagatgttgaggttctccttgggagggacgaggatggacaggattagagatgaggtcctcagaggtccagcacagtttgaaggactgggagataaagttagagacggtttggacatgtgcagaggagggacagaaggatgttagagacaaagaggacagatatggatgcagttagagaggacatggagcaCAGAGGACAGGGTTAGATGGAGGACGACTTGTTGTGCAGACCTCTGAAGAGGGAACAGAATCTAATCTaagataaaaaatttaaaactaatttaaaatgattctaaATCAGAAACTAACCTAACTCTAATCTAAACtgatttaaactaatttaatctcagtttaaatctgatctaaatgtaattaaataaaatttaactcTAATCTGATTTCTTGACCCAGTAaagttctgtttcctgtcactcAGGTCCTCTGAGGATCAGGGTCGTTTGGCCCGCGGGTCTCTGGCCTCGGTGAACCGGACTCTGGACGTGGGGCTTCCCAGCCCGACCTCGAGCAGCAGGGGGTCATCGAACGACGGCGGCGTTGGCGGCGCCCTGTTCCACCTGACAGGGCGGCCTGCGTGTCGGGCCTTCCTCCTGACCTctgtggtgatgatgatggtccTCCTGACGaccatcatcatcttcctcctcacCTACAACAAGACCTGACTGTgagtgacatcacttcctgtctgatggGGGGAGGGGCATAAAATCCACCATATCAAAGGAACTTTATGGACTGAATCAAATATTTAGACCCAAAAACCTGATCCAGATGTGCAATAAAATCCACCTCTGTCTGAGTCTGAAGGAAACTGGACTTTCTTCACCTCCTATAATGATGACTGAAGGTCCAAACATCTGAAACCTTCTGTCATCATCATAAAAGCCCAAACCAGCTGAACAGGACCTTCCTGTTGTTGGACTTTCATCTGTT is a genomic window containing:
- the LOC108245858 gene encoding E3 ubiquitin-protein ligase RNF183, whose product is MNPDRDKSLKDASGSAESPNPYCPSSSSSSVSFIQTGLSSLNVLHQNSPSSQPELEVWSPSSILTLPDISSSSENPYAPPTSLPSYRVSISVPSPDLQPSPPASQSFEEAGPDLECSICFSQFNNIFRCPKMLHCKHTFCLECLARINVKSAEPSAIQCPLCRGLTPLPTLGLPKLTTDSDVLSYLPAAMQRVYSIRFIRNKGKLQVKRSSEDQGRLARGSLASVNRTLDVGLPSPTSSSRGSSNDGGVGGALFHLTGRPACRAFLLTSVVMMMVLLTTIIIFLLTYNKT